A stretch of the Polluticoccus soli genome encodes the following:
- a CDS encoding cytochrome-c peroxidase, with protein sequence MKQGNIIAAILGVTLATTLISCKKENDPPPPTPPVDTVVKMTPYELPYPAYFPKAYIPDDNKLYEERIQLGRMLYYDPILSRDGRACASCHLQEKGFTVPGLYAGMMPVLPHVNLAWNTNYMWDGSKKGTVEELMLFEVSEFFGTDLDKMNASTKYRDLFKKYYGADNISYKELSYALAQFIRTLVSKDTKFERFMQGRVNLSQDEYMGYRIFTTEKGDCFHCHVNPIMTDNLFHNTGLDSPYLKTIDKGLFNVTGNAADMGKFRTANLRNVALRDHYMHDGRFTTLEQVVEFYNSGVKRVSTVDPIMTKPGKEKGLNLTEMEKKQLVAFLKTLTDSTFITDPKLGKPE encoded by the coding sequence ATGAAACAAGGAAATATTATAGCTGCAATACTCGGTGTGACGCTTGCCACTACTCTCATATCTTGCAAAAAGGAAAATGACCCTCCACCGCCTACCCCGCCGGTTGACACGGTAGTAAAAATGACCCCTTATGAACTACCGTACCCCGCATATTTTCCAAAGGCATACATTCCGGATGATAATAAACTTTACGAAGAGCGGATTCAACTGGGGCGCATGCTCTATTACGACCCGATCCTCTCCAGAGACGGAAGAGCTTGCGCCTCCTGCCACCTACAGGAGAAAGGGTTTACCGTTCCCGGTCTCTATGCCGGCATGATGCCGGTTCTCCCTCACGTCAATCTTGCCTGGAACACAAACTACATGTGGGATGGGTCGAAAAAAGGCACTGTGGAGGAACTTATGCTATTTGAAGTGAGCGAATTCTTCGGCACGGATTTGGACAAAATGAATGCAAGCACCAAATACCGTGACCTATTTAAGAAATACTACGGTGCAGACAATATCAGTTATAAGGAACTATCGTACGCTTTAGCTCAATTTATCAGAACCCTCGTTTCGAAGGATACCAAATTTGAAAGGTTCATGCAAGGAAGAGTAAACTTGTCGCAAGATGAATACATGGGGTACCGGATATTTACAACAGAGAAGGGAGACTGTTTTCATTGCCACGTCAATCCGATAATGACAGACAACCTTTTCCATAATACGGGCCTAGATAGCCCCTACTTAAAAACCATTGACAAAGGACTATTCAATGTAACTGGCAACGCAGCCGACATGGGAAAATTCCGAACAGCAAATCTTCGCAATGTCGCCCTCCGCGATCATTATATGCACGACGGACGTTTTACCACGCTTGAACAGGTTGTTGAGTTTTATAACTCCGGTGTTAAACGCGTTAGCACCGTGGATCCAATTATGACCAAACCAGGAAAGGAAAAAGGGCTTAATCTGACTGAAATGGAAAAGAAGCAGCTAGTTGCATTCCTAAAAACGCTGACGGATTCCACATTCATCACAGACCCCAAACTTGGCAAACCTGAATAA
- a CDS encoding MbnP family protein, whose translation MKTIIYTATCLLMATLVFSCKKSDEKRAGTLRIQINHNVDGKPMVWDELTYRNEAGNTYSIERLQYFLSDFKFYGNRQLVEHIDTVIYVDARTAAKGPIMFEDFPFKYIDSVSFLIGVTPKYNVSGGLSSTMENAVMDWPQMMGGGYHFLKLEGRWNDGTQTPGFAMHLGKPGYQVAAGFHCAYLLNEHTQNPLAMTMNINEWFRSPHQYDFSKDGVYSMGNEALMLKLKENGTDVFTVK comes from the coding sequence GTGAAAACGATCATCTATACCGCAACATGTCTCCTAATGGCCACATTGGTCTTTAGCTGTAAGAAATCGGACGAAAAGCGAGCCGGCACTTTGCGAATACAAATAAACCATAACGTAGATGGCAAACCCATGGTGTGGGATGAGCTTACCTATAGAAATGAAGCAGGCAATACTTACAGTATTGAGCGCCTCCAGTATTTTCTTAGCGACTTCAAATTTTATGGCAACAGACAATTGGTGGAGCATATCGACACGGTTATTTACGTTGATGCCCGCACAGCCGCTAAGGGGCCGATCATGTTTGAAGACTTTCCATTTAAATACATCGACTCAGTAAGTTTTCTGATCGGAGTGACTCCGAAATACAACGTCTCCGGCGGACTGTCATCCACGATGGAAAATGCGGTGATGGACTGGCCCCAAATGATGGGAGGAGGATATCACTTTCTAAAATTGGAAGGCCGCTGGAACGATGGCACTCAAACCCCTGGCTTTGCAATGCATCTCGGAAAACCTGGATACCAGGTTGCTGCTGGTTTTCATTGCGCGTATTTACTTAATGAACATACTCAAAATCCGTTGGCAATGACGATGAATATCAACGAATGGTTTCGCAGCCCACATCAATATGACTTCTCAAAGGATGGTGTATACAGTATGGGAAATGAAGCACTGATGTTAAAATTAAAGGAAAACGGAACTGACGTTTTCACGGTGAAATGA
- the hemN gene encoding oxygen-independent coproporphyrinogen III oxidase: protein MEDLQLAKKYNVPVPRYTSYPTVPYWKDKIDAKDWANEFTSRFKQDNNAAGISVYIHLPFCESLCTYCGCNKKITTNHGVEGDYIDAVLKEWRLYLDLVDEKPLIRELHLGGGTPTFFSPKNLERLINGILHGAHKANDAEFSFEGHPNNTTKEHLQALYNLGFRRVSFGVQDNDPEVQRVINRIQPFEKVAAVTAWARELGYRSINFDLIYGLPLQHMDGLRKTIADCIRLRSDRVAFYSYAHVPWTSRGQRLFDEKDLPGPEDKLQLYLAGKKLFLDGGYSDIGMDHFSVPGDDLHQAWKSGHLHRNFMGYTTQKTTMLIGLGVSAISDIGTAFGQNAKALHDYYRLLDENVLPLQKGIFLTEEDIVFRRYILDLTCKGKTSFVEQCYEALKEFTFPQLNLLQKDGLVKCTEHDVTITDIGMQFVRVISSAFDLHLLRNTGYKTTQTFSKAV, encoded by the coding sequence ATGGAAGACCTCCAACTGGCGAAGAAGTATAATGTGCCTGTTCCCAGATATACCAGCTATCCAACGGTGCCTTACTGGAAGGACAAGATCGATGCGAAAGACTGGGCAAATGAGTTTACAAGCCGGTTTAAGCAGGATAATAATGCTGCCGGGATAAGTGTGTATATACACCTGCCATTCTGTGAATCGCTTTGTACGTATTGCGGATGCAATAAAAAGATAACCACTAATCATGGGGTGGAAGGAGACTATATAGACGCCGTTCTAAAGGAATGGAGATTATACCTCGATCTCGTTGACGAAAAACCATTGATACGGGAATTGCATCTGGGGGGCGGTACGCCGACCTTCTTTTCGCCGAAAAACCTGGAAAGGCTGATCAATGGCATCTTGCATGGAGCGCACAAAGCAAACGACGCTGAATTTAGCTTCGAAGGACACCCCAATAATACTACAAAAGAACATTTACAGGCTTTATACAACCTCGGATTTCGGCGAGTAAGTTTTGGCGTTCAGGACAATGATCCCGAAGTGCAGCGAGTGATAAACAGAATTCAACCATTTGAAAAAGTGGCCGCTGTGACTGCGTGGGCGCGAGAGCTCGGCTACCGGTCGATAAATTTTGATCTTATCTATGGCTTGCCACTGCAGCACATGGATGGCTTAAGAAAAACAATAGCTGATTGTATCCGTTTGCGCTCGGATAGGGTGGCTTTCTATAGTTACGCGCATGTGCCGTGGACAAGTCGCGGACAAAGATTATTTGACGAGAAAGATCTACCCGGCCCGGAAGATAAATTGCAGCTGTATTTAGCAGGTAAAAAGCTTTTTCTTGATGGCGGTTATAGTGACATTGGCATGGATCATTTTTCCGTACCTGGAGATGATTTACATCAAGCGTGGAAATCCGGACACCTGCATCGCAACTTCATGGGTTACACCACACAAAAGACAACGATGCTGATCGGTTTAGGTGTCTCGGCAATTAGCGATATCGGAACAGCCTTTGGCCAAAATGCGAAGGCACTTCACGACTACTACCGTCTGTTGGATGAAAATGTCTTGCCATTGCAAAAGGGCATATTTCTGACGGAGGAAGATATTGTCTTCAGACGCTATATACTTGATCTCACCTGTAAGGGCAAAACGAGTTTTGTCGAGCAATGTTATGAAGCTCTCAAAGAGTTTACTTTTCCGCAGCTAAACCTATTACAAAAAGACGGTCTGGTTAAGTGCACAGAACATGACGTAACTATAACCGACATAGGAATGCAGTTTGTCAGGGTGATATCTAGTGCGTTTGATCTGCATTTGTTGCGGAACACCGGATATAAAACAACCCAAACATTTAGTAAAGCGGTTTAA
- a CDS encoding tetratricopeptide repeat protein produces the protein MPRFTIVGFTSLILSSLSFFASNAVAQNSLKDSKLLINKGIELFEEDKYKEALTYFLQVPEGDTNFSTAKYETVLTYLADSAFERSTQVAFEGMKLTNSDKRQLLYLVAHAYDYRGKTDSAVYFYDSLARAYPTDNLAYYEKSVVYYQKHDFDKAIQLLEKALMINPYHYRSHAVLGNIYLQQGRLTEAFMASAASLLFTNDAKVASGAITSLGAIARQSQEVSDYYDQRKDDIELYNEIDEIIHAKLALNKGYNITSVMGEENIVKVAHAIMEKLSYDKRSTNFAMQYYVPLFQEVYQKGMFDPFMLLLFSNYGIEVVEQYAKKQKRDMSEVKKLVFPYWDHVISTRTLEYYKREKAPMLYAYNQNSGTYIVGNLVMEKGDIAFREGHTKLYDDAHLVAEGKFNNNGNKEGLWRYYYSNGILRLTETYKNGVIQGEAHEYRNNGFLSEVRKYNNSGELTEEQEYTYNGILDNTTIIQPDKENEVIAYHLDGRKQTTLKVKNGSLVDGKYKWFYSNGSLEKEMEILDGKTSGEYKEYYDNGRLKEHGIYRKGDRDGLYTTYYENGKKESELNYKSGEGDGEQISYNERGQVISKTAFKGGKRNGKDIRLSDEREYYIIDYKNDVPIGYTFKGPDGREIKEASKNLSSLKVYYANGNLKADLPLKEGMVNGQAKYYFNTGSLREVVNFEDDIRDGTAKEYYKNGKLYMVSEYVKGEHTGSYKGYYINGQLQGEGWLINDKKEGIWRFYNVAGKLEREAFYLNNQVNGPSRHYDGNGKIKYMDYYDRDLIVRMEQYNNAGKIVHEQSFSMGTGKYYFIFPNGNISFEAQLKNGQYEGAYTSYYPDKTVKETGFYKNGERDSFVISYFPGGQESSKGHFRNGRKDGKWTHHSFDGKLERETDYVKGDEHGKDKVYLHGELRHEYNMDYDYMDGDQIFYGEGKKIALVHSFKEHCIIGYTYESNDGKLQPLVPVKNGTAKIVSYYPNGKKAMELNMRENMYEGKMTTYYSNGNVADEKTYSGRELNGPFKCFYLDGKPSYEATYKDDVLNGEEKLYGANGKLLIHANFVMGEQHGPQMYSDPKTGRSYKLTYEHGALLTMENLSM, from the coding sequence ATGCCAAGATTCACTATTGTTGGGTTCACGTCCCTTATCCTTTCGTCTCTATCCTTTTTTGCTTCAAATGCAGTTGCTCAAAATTCCCTGAAGGATTCAAAACTGCTTATTAATAAAGGTATCGAGTTATTCGAAGAAGACAAGTACAAAGAGGCTCTTACCTACTTTTTACAAGTGCCTGAGGGAGACACTAATTTTTCGACCGCTAAATACGAAACCGTACTTACTTACCTGGCTGACAGCGCTTTTGAGCGCTCTACACAGGTGGCGTTTGAAGGCATGAAGTTGACGAACTCAGACAAACGGCAACTGCTGTACCTCGTGGCGCACGCGTATGACTACCGGGGAAAAACGGATAGTGCCGTTTATTTCTACGATAGTTTAGCCCGCGCCTATCCAACCGATAATCTTGCGTATTATGAAAAATCGGTAGTGTACTATCAAAAGCATGATTTTGATAAGGCGATACAGCTACTAGAGAAGGCGCTGATGATAAACCCCTACCACTATCGCTCGCATGCGGTGCTGGGGAATATCTATTTGCAGCAAGGCAGGCTAACCGAGGCATTTATGGCCAGCGCAGCATCATTGTTGTTTACTAATGATGCCAAGGTGGCTAGTGGCGCGATCACATCGTTGGGCGCTATAGCCCGGCAAAGCCAGGAAGTATCAGACTATTACGACCAGCGCAAAGACGATATTGAGCTATACAACGAAATAGACGAGATCATCCACGCAAAACTGGCGCTGAACAAAGGCTACAATATTACTTCGGTGATGGGAGAAGAGAATATAGTAAAAGTAGCGCATGCTATTATGGAAAAGCTCTCGTATGATAAGAGATCGACGAATTTTGCGATGCAATATTATGTTCCGCTATTCCAGGAGGTTTACCAGAAGGGCATGTTCGATCCGTTCATGTTACTCCTGTTTTCCAATTATGGCATAGAGGTAGTTGAACAATATGCAAAGAAGCAAAAACGGGACATGTCCGAAGTGAAAAAGTTGGTATTCCCTTACTGGGACCATGTGATATCGACTCGCACACTCGAATATTACAAACGTGAAAAGGCACCCATGTTGTACGCATACAATCAAAATAGTGGTACCTATATAGTAGGCAACTTAGTTATGGAGAAAGGTGATATTGCGTTCAGGGAAGGGCATACAAAACTTTACGATGATGCGCACCTTGTCGCAGAAGGAAAATTCAACAATAACGGCAATAAAGAAGGTCTGTGGCGTTATTACTACTCCAACGGAATATTGCGCCTTACTGAAACGTATAAGAACGGTGTGATACAAGGAGAGGCCCACGAATATCGCAACAACGGTTTCCTCTCAGAGGTGCGTAAATACAACAACTCCGGAGAGCTGACCGAGGAACAGGAGTATACGTACAATGGTATACTTGATAATACTACTATCATTCAGCCTGATAAGGAAAACGAGGTCATTGCATACCATCTTGACGGACGAAAACAGACAACGCTGAAAGTAAAGAACGGTTCACTGGTGGACGGTAAGTACAAGTGGTTCTACAGCAACGGGAGCCTGGAAAAGGAGATGGAAATACTGGACGGAAAGACCTCCGGAGAATACAAGGAGTATTATGACAATGGCCGGTTGAAAGAGCATGGGATTTACCGAAAAGGCGATCGCGATGGGCTATATACTACATATTATGAGAATGGCAAAAAGGAATCGGAACTGAACTATAAAAGCGGTGAGGGTGATGGCGAACAAATATCGTATAATGAACGTGGGCAAGTGATTTCGAAGACTGCCTTCAAGGGCGGCAAACGCAATGGCAAAGACATTCGGCTTAGCGATGAAAGAGAATACTACATCATCGATTATAAAAATGACGTACCTATAGGGTACACGTTTAAAGGCCCTGATGGTAGAGAGATAAAAGAAGCGTCAAAAAATCTGTCATCACTAAAGGTGTATTATGCCAATGGTAATCTAAAAGCAGATTTGCCGTTAAAAGAGGGAATGGTAAATGGACAAGCAAAGTACTATTTTAATACCGGCAGTCTTCGTGAAGTTGTGAATTTTGAGGATGATATACGAGATGGCACCGCTAAAGAATACTATAAGAATGGTAAACTCTATATGGTATCCGAATATGTAAAAGGAGAGCACACTGGCTCATATAAAGGATATTATATTAATGGCCAACTACAAGGAGAAGGATGGCTTATTAATGATAAGAAAGAAGGGATTTGGCGATTTTACAACGTAGCCGGCAAACTGGAGCGAGAAGCTTTCTATCTGAATAACCAGGTCAACGGCCCCTCAAGGCACTATGATGGTAATGGAAAGATCAAATACATGGACTATTACGATAGGGATCTGATCGTGCGTATGGAGCAGTATAACAATGCAGGAAAGATCGTTCACGAGCAGTCGTTCTCTATGGGAACTGGTAAGTACTATTTCATTTTCCCTAACGGTAATATTTCATTCGAGGCGCAGTTGAAGAATGGTCAATATGAAGGAGCTTACACTTCTTATTATCCGGATAAGACAGTGAAAGAAACAGGCTTTTATAAGAATGGCGAAAGGGACAGCTTTGTGATCAGCTATTTCCCAGGCGGGCAGGAAAGCAGTAAAGGTCATTTCCGTAATGGCAGGAAAGACGGCAAATGGACACACCATAGTTTTGACGGCAAGCTGGAACGCGAGACTGACTATGTGAAGGGGGATGAACACGGTAAGGATAAAGTATACCTGCATGGTGAATTGCGACATGAGTATAATATGGATTATGACTATATGGACGGAGATCAGATATTTTATGGTGAGGGGAAGAAGATAGCTCTTGTACATAGCTTCAAGGAGCACTGTATCATAGGATACACCTATGAAAGCAACGATGGCAAGCTCCAGCCGCTAGTACCGGTGAAGAACGGCACCGCTAAGATCGTATCTTATTACCCAAATGGTAAAAAGGCAATGGAGCTGAATATGCGGGAAAATATGTATGAAGGCAAGATGACAACTTATTATAGCAACGGTAATGTAGCCGATGAAAAGACTTATTCTGGCAGGGAACTGAATGGTCCGTTCAAATGTTTCTACCTGGACGGGAAACCATCTTACGAAGCGACCTACAAGGACGATGTGTTGAACGGAGAAGAGAAATTATATGGGGCTAATGGAAAACTTTTGATACACGCGAATTTTGTGATGGGAGAGCAACATGGGCCACAGATGTATAGTGACCCTAAAACTGGCAGGAGCTATAAGCTCACTTATGAACATGGCGCACTGTTAACTATGGAAAATCTAAGCATGTGA